The genomic DNA TGTGGTCTACTGGATATATTCATTCTATttacatgcatgtatcatttttgtttttgaagttatAGATATTGGcaatgtacttgtttgattttaagtagcctcagtgaagcagttagtcagcttcttgagaaaagactactCTCAGTAAGTGCTCATTCAAGAAACAGTTAAGATAACAATGAACTCtgagagatgccaatccacatctaagctttcctgggaatgtggcATCGTCCAATAAAGTtatgagtcatgcatggacatatgaCTTCCCCCTGTAAATCCAAAACTTCATCGTGCTGCTGGACTCTGAataggagaggagaaggggtttCCACTCACAAGAGAAATTTGATTTAAACCCCATGGAAACCCCTccattctgtcttcagctggctcaagagatagcctctccatctccaaaggatacctgaaagaaacttgaACAATGGATACTAGCCATAGGGGTGTGAGTAATTGCTGGactcagactagaaggaggctagtctgtaaaagaagcttactggaacatctctgagggtgagatttcatctggaatcactttcttactgtattagggtttagacttgcgtgttttgcaTGGTAATTGGCTTTGTTGTCTctcattacttggaaccacttaaatcctactttttgtttttaataaaatcacttttgacttattaattaacccagagtatgtattaatatctgggAGAAGGGGCAAGCAGCTGTGCATatgtctctatcagtgttataaagggtgaacaatttatgaatttatcctttataaactttatacagggtaaaatggatttatttggggtttggaccccatttgGAGTTGCTtatctgagtgttggagacaggaacacttcttaagctgttttcagttaagtgtgCAGCTTTTGGAGGATGTGGTCAGATCtgagtctgtgtttgtagcagtcAAGCACGTCCGGCTCAAACATGGCAAGGCGCTGAAGTCCCAAGCCTGCAGGGAAGACAGGCTCAGAAGTAGTCCAGGCACAACAGGTGgcagttcccagggggggttTCAGTGATCCAACCCGTCAGATCCGGCATTCTGGGAATGCATCAGTGGCCAACCTAGCTGAGGGAAGAGCTGGGAAacatttttctaaacctttggCAGATTGTTTAACTCAGCTAAAAACATAGCAGCATCTGTCACGAATAGGATGAGGAAACCATTTTCCATTGATGAGTTTCTTTGACCAGCTCTACCAACCTGAGGTGAGAGCAACAAATACCCTCCTGCCCATGCCATGCATATTCCATCTCCAGAGCGCAGAGAGACTAGGAGTGAGCATGTATGAGATGATCCAGGAATAAAACTGCTCCTCCTCTCACTAAAGAATTCTTCCCCCTTAGGTCTCACTCTCTCTGCTGTTCTGCAGTAGCGTGGCAGGCAATGTCAGCCTCTGATTAGTGCAGGAATAAGGTCTCCTGAAGTTCTCAGGCCACTTCCACGTATGCGAGAGTCACCATCTAATCTAGGCTGGCACCCGGGGGAGTCAACCAGAGATATCTAGGGCACAAAGTACGAGCTTCTACAGCTTGAGCTGAACAGTCAGGCTGTCTAACAGCCACTGGAACAGTCTCCTATCCTCTAGGTGGGGCACAGAGGGACCTCATAACACACACTGCCCATGGGTGGGGTTTatacagcaacactgcacaacTACACGGGTCAAGGGCTCCATCTGAGCTGGAGTCACTTCCCTGAGCCAGGAGGAGAGGGAGTCACAGACAGATATACTAATGCAATGCCATGGTCTCTACTGGAGTTTATTCTCTGGGTGGCcccttcttctcttccccatccataAACATCCATAAAGTcacagagttcaaggccagaagggacgaccagatcatccagtctgacctgctctatgccaacaccacccagcaccacaGACCAAACCCAACCACTGAAATTAGACTGAAGTGtcacagccctcaggagactagaCAGTTCTGTGACACCGGCAGAGAACAAGAGAGATGGAGGGACACTAGTACCTGAGgcctctgcaatggcagggaaatgattgagaTACACCCAGAAAATCCTTGCAAGTGACCCACACCacatgctgcaggggaaagcaAACCCCCCCAAATGGCAAgttccctgccaatctgactggGGGGGAATTCCTTCCTAAACCCTATATGGTGAtcattagaccctgagcatgtgggcaagaaccaAGCAGccgagagagagggagagggagagagaaagagagagagagagagaatggctcaGTGCCATCTCATAGCCCTGGGACATCCACCCAATCTCCCAACTCCAGTCAGGGCTGTCCAATGcttcagagttaaaaaaaaaaacctcccagaATACACTGGGTCACACGGAgtaatcccttcctgacccctgccagtGGCCAGATGAAACTGTGAAGCATAAgcatttaggaacataagacatacgCTGCAagtgagccccagggctgctcagccctgccccccaccatcacAAGAAGCCCCGTCATACAATCCAACCCAGACATGTGTCCAACTATCTCTTAAAACTAATTCCATCATTGAACCCCCAATAACTCCTATTGAGAGGCTACTGTAGAGCCTTGCCCcactggtggttagaaacctctCTGTAATTTCTAGCCAGTCTCTCCATATCTCACACACCCAAATGTGCATGGTGGCAATGGATATACAGCTCCATTGGAGGCAGTAGGCATCAACAGATGCTGCAAATTGCTTTAGTGCCACCAGAGGCAATGAAACTACACTGATGTGCTGAAAATCTACCCAAAATGTCTTCTTACCTACCCCAGTCTTACATCAGTCTGACTCCTCTGGTTCCAACGtagctactcctgatttatacacaCAAACAAGACAACTCCCATCATTGTTTTCAGTGGCCATGGAATGGGTTCAAGTGGCCAAGCAGTGTAACAAGTATTGTTTTAACATAGAGTAAAAGTCTGAATCCTCTTGTGCACACAATTTACACCCATTTAACTCCCCAAATGGACCAGATTTTCTACTGGTGCAAATCACACCAGTGgcagtgacttcagcagagttaatctggatttgcattggtgcaactgAGAAAGGAATCAGAAATGTTTGTGTGCAAGATGTGTGGTCATGGAAATCACTAACATTAATGAACGAATACTACGGAAGCAAACTTTAATTAGAGAAAGACAGAAAATTAATTATTTGTGAATTATGTACACCCAGTCAGCCTCCTCAGGGCAactttgatctccttgttcctcatgctgtagataatTGGATTCAAGATTGGTGGCAATACAgaatagagaacagccaccaCAAGATCCAGAGCAGATGGGGAGCTGGAGTTGGGTTTCAGGTAAGCAAAGATGCCAGTGCAAACAAACAAGGAGACTACAGtgaggtgaggaaggcaggtggaTAGGGCTTTATACCGGCCCTGTTCAGAGGGGATTCTGAGCACTGATTTGAATATCTTTACATATGACACAATGATAAAAACAAAGCAGCCTAAGAGTAAACACGCACTAAAGACAAGAACCCAAACTTCACTAAGATATGTGTCAGAGCAGGCAAGCTTGAGTAGCTGGGGGATCTCACAGAAAAACTGATCTAccatgttgcctccacagaagATCAATGCAAATGTGTTCCCGGTGTGTAGCACAGAGTAGAGAATCCCActgatccaggcaccagctgccATTTTGACACAAGCTCTGATATTCATCAttctctcatagtgcagtggcTGGCAGATGGCGAC from Gopherus flavomarginatus isolate rGopFla2 chromosome 12, rGopFla2.mat.asm, whole genome shotgun sequence includes the following:
- the LOC127033195 gene encoding olfactory receptor 14A16-like encodes the protein MSNRTIMTEFLLLGFSDVWELQILHFVVFLVIYLAALMENLLIFMAITFNNYLHTPMYFFLMNLSLLDLGSISVIVPKSMANSLMDTRSISYAGCVAQVFFLVSLVGADFSLLTVMAYDRYVAICQPLHYERMMNIRACVKMAAGAWISGILYSVLHTGNTFALIFCGGNMVDQFFCEIPQLLKLACSDTYLSEVWVLVFSACLLLGCFVFIIVSYVKIFKSVLRIPSEQGRYKALSTCLPHLTVVSLFVCTGIFAYLKPNSSSPSALDLVVAVLYSVLPPILNPIIYSMRNKEIKVALRRLTGCT